One Deltaproteobacteria bacterium DNA segment encodes these proteins:
- the meaB gene encoding methylmalonyl Co-A mutase-associated GTPase MeaB, protein QVQFKECMTGTEEGRKFYVIGVTGLPGAGKSSLIDVMINYFRSNKKTVGVIAIDPTSPFTGGSILGDRVRMQNHSSDRDVFIKSLPTRGWRGGISKVTSRMVTVMDAMKKDIIIVETAGVGQTEVEIKNLVHTTIVVLVGGLGDYIQIVKAGILEIADIFVINKADNSNTGQLEFDLKTFFGISENTSQPGEGETWKPHIYLTEAINDRGISKLIEGIFHHEKYLKSTGKFEQYFKNKSRIDLRDIISDYLINLFFAKLEEDDLHKKLLDDLEANKIDPYSLAEKILKEFLKLNSK, encoded by the coding sequence CAGGTGCAGTTTAAAGAATGCATGACAGGGACCGAAGAAGGACGGAAATTTTATGTTATAGGGGTAACCGGACTGCCGGGAGCAGGTAAAAGTTCATTGATAGATGTCATGATAAATTATTTTCGTTCAAATAAAAAAACAGTTGGTGTTATTGCGATAGACCCGACAAGCCCTTTTACCGGTGGTTCCATTCTTGGAGACAGGGTAAGAATGCAAAATCACTCCAGCGACAGGGATGTTTTTATTAAGAGTTTGCCTACAAGAGGGTGGCGCGGCGGCATATCAAAAGTAACATCAAGAATGGTTACCGTTATGGATGCCATGAAAAAAGATATTATTATTGTTGAAACTGCGGGTGTAGGGCAGACAGAGGTAGAAATCAAAAACCTGGTTCATACGACAATTGTTGTTCTGGTAGGAGGTCTTGGAGATTATATCCAGATTGTAAAGGCTGGAATACTGGAAATTGCTGATATTTTTGTCATAAATAAAGCTGATAACAGCAATACAGGGCAACTTGAATTTGACCTTAAAACTTTCTTCGGTATAAGTGAAAATACAAGCCAGCCAGGTGAGGGTGAAACATGGAAACCTCATATTTATCTGACTGAGGCAATCAATGATAGGGGAATAAGCAAGCTTATTGAAGGAATTTTCCATCATGAAAAATACCTTAAATCAACAGGCAAATTTGAGCAGTATTTCAAAAACAAATCCAGGATTGATTTAAGAGATATAATAAGTGATTATTTAATCAATCTTTTTTTTGCAAAACTTGAAGAAGATGATTTACATAAAAAACTGCTTGATGACCTTGAAGCCAATAAAATCGATCCTTACAGTTTAGCAGAAAAAATACTCAAAGAATTTCTTAAACTTAATTCAAAATAA